DNA sequence from the Pseudoxanthomonas indica genome:
GATCAATCACGCGGTCCAGATCGACGCTGGCGCGGAATCCCATCTCCGCCGACGCCGCCAGTTCGCGCACGCGATCGCGGCACAGGTCGACCAGCTGGCGCAGGGTGTGGGCGTCCTCGCGGATGCCGTCATCGTCGGTCTGCTCGCTGATTTCTTCACTGAGCAGGGTCATTGTGGCCAGCGGGGTATTCAGTTCATGTGCCACGGCGGCGGCATGCGTGGCCAGGGCCACGATGCCTTCATTGCGGGCGAAGCGCTCGCGCAACGTGGACACCTCGCGCTCGCGCAGGCGCAAGGCGGAGACCAGGCGGGTGGAGAAGTACAGCACCACACCGACCGACAGCAGGAAGTTCACCGCCATGCCCCACAGATGCAGGCGGGTGCTGTGCAGCTCCGGCAATGGCTGGCCGAACACCGACATCAGCCCGTAACCGAGCAACGAGGCCGCCGCGGTGGCCAGCACCCAGCGCAATGGCAGGGCCAGCGCCGCCACCACGTTGAGCAGCAGGAACATCGGGCTGAAGGGATTGGTGATGCCGCCGCTGCAGGCCAGCAGCCAGGACAGCACGGCCACGTCCACCAACATGTGCAGGAAGGCCGTGCGCGAGGAGTCCGGCCCCGGGTGGCGGCTGCGCCAGGTGGCGTAGATGTTGAAAGCCGCCAGCACCGCGATTCCGCCCCACAACGGCCCGCGTGGCAGCGGGATGTCCATCCATTCGGTGGCGACCAGGACCGTCACGGCCTGGCCGGTGATGGCGACCCAGCGCAGGTTGCACAGGGTGCGCAGGAAACTCGGAGACGACATGGGCATGCGCACATGCTAGTCGAAGCGGCCGGACCTCACCCGTGACGGGCGGTCGCAGCGGCCCTGCCGGGCGCTCAGGCCACGGTAGGCCGGGGGATGCGGTACACGATCTAGAATAGGCGCATGCACGACGCCGTCACCCGCCCCACGCCCCCCGCCGACGCCACCGCCTGGCCCCGCCGCATCACCCATGCTGTCGATATCGGCGGGGTCAAAGTGGGCGGCGGCCAGCCCGTGGTGGTGCAGTCAATGACCAACACCGACACTGCCGATGTCGCCAGCAGCGTCAAGCAGGTCGCCGACCTGTGGCGGGCTGGTTCGGAACTGGTACGGCTGACCGTCAACAATCCCGAGTCCGCAGCCGCCATCCCGCGCATCCGCGAGAAGCTGGACATGATGGGCGTGCCGGTGCCGCTGATTGGCGACTTCCACTACAACGGTCACACCTTGCTGAGCGGCGAGCCGGCCTGCGCCGAGGCGCTGGCCAAGTACCGCATCAACCCGGGCAATGTGGGCTTCGGCAAGAAGAAGGACACCCAGTTCGCCCAGCTCATCGAGTTCGCCATCCGCTACAACAAGCCGGTGCGCATCGGCGCCAACTGGGGCTCGCTGGACCAGTCGCTGGCGGCGCAGCTGATGGACGAGAACCATGCCCGCGAACAACCCTGGGACGCCGGCCGCGTGCTGCGCGAGGCGTTGATCCGCTCGGCGGTGGATTCGGCCGAGCGCGCGGTGGAGCTGGGCCTGGCGCGCGATCGCATCGTGCTGTCGGCCAAGGTCAGTGGCGTGCAGGAATTGATCGCGGTCTATCGCGACATGGCCCAGCGTTCGGAGTTCGCCCTGCACCTGGGCCTGACCGAAGCGGGTATCGGCAGCAAAGGCATCGTCGCCTCGGCGGCCGCGCTGTCGGTGCTGCTGCAGGAAGGCATCGGCGACACCATCCGCATCTCGCTGACGCCCGAGCCGGGCCAGTCGCGCACGCAGGAAGTGATTGTCGCGCAGGAACTGCTGCAGACCACCGGCCAGCGCGCCTTCACCCCGATGGTCACCGCCTGTCCCGGTTGCGGCCGCACGACCTCCGAGTTCTTCCAGGAACTGGCCAAGGTGGTGCAGAACCACGTGCGCGGGCAGATGCCGGTGTGGAAGATCAGTCACCCCGGTGCGGAGAACATGACCCTGGCGGTGATGGGCTGCATCGTCAACGGCCCGGGCGAGTCACGCCACGCCAACATCGGCATCTCTCTGCCGGGCACCGGCGAGGCGCCGGCGGCGCCGGTCTTCATCGATGGCGAGAAGAAGCTGACCCTGCGCGGCGAGAACATCGCACAGGAGTTCGTGGCGGTGATCGACGAATATGTCGAGCAGAAATACCGCCGTGTCGCCGGTTGAGGCGGTCCGGCAGGGCCTGACTTACCTGTTTGACCTGCTGCGCCAGCGCGCGTGGCGGTTGGCGTTGCTGTTCGTGGGCCTGCTGCTGCCGTTGTGGGTATTCGCGGAGCTCGCCGAGGAAGTGCACGAGCTGGAAGAGTTCGTGTTCGACGCCCCCTTGCTGATGCATCTGCATGCGGTCGCCACGCCGGCGCTGGATCGCTTCTTCATCCATGTATCGGCGGCTGGCTACCACTACGGCGTGGTGCCGATCGATATTGCGCTGGTCTTGCTGCTGCTGGTGATCCGGCGCTGGCGCGAGGCCTTGTTCACCGGTTGCGCGTTTGCCGGCTCGGCCCTGCTCAACCTGGCCACCAAGCACGCGTTCCAGCGCGATCGGCCCAGCCTGTGGGAATCGGTGTCGCCGGAATCCACCTTCAGTTTTCCCAGCGGTCACGCCATGGGCTCGATGACCCTGGCAATGACGGTGTTCCTGCTGGCGTGGCACACACGCTGGCGCTGGCCGGTGGCGGTCGCCGCGCTGGTGTTCGTCCTGTTGGTGGGCCTGTCGCGCATTTACCTGGGCGTGCATTACCCCTCGGACATCATCGGCGGCTGGGCCGCCGGCATGGCCTGGGTGGTGGGCGTGTACCTGGTGATCTATCGCGGTGGGCGGCCGTGGCGGCGCGAGCCAGCTCAGTCCAGTTCGTAGAACTGGAAACACACGCCCGAAGGTGCGATGAGGTGGAACTCGCGCCGGCCCCAGGATTTCATTTCCAGCGGCCCGACCTGGGCGGGCAGGGTCGCGTATTCGACATACAACGCGTCCAGTCCCGTCACGCCGATGCTGAAGCTGGCGTTGTCGGCCCAGAGACGTTCGCCATTCCGGACCAGGTGGAAGGCCACGCCATCGCGCTCGATGCCGGCCATGTCGCCTTCCTGCCAGATGGCGCGGAAGCCCATGCCGTCGATGTAGAAGTCCAATGCCTCAAGCAAGCATGGCCCCGCCGGCAGCATCGGCGTGACCATCCCGAATCGTGTTGCCATGTGGTGATCTCCCCCCGGAGACGTACAGCGTAGGAGAGCGTCTGGCGTGCCGCAACGGCGTTGCGTGCGAGCGTAAGCAAAGTAACGCAATGTTTCCTGGATGGCGCTTGTGGCGATGCGTGCGTGGCCCGAACATACGCCCACAGCGTCGTCGTCGGCGCGAAGCAGCGGAAGCACGACATGCAGCAACTGGTCGAAGTCTTTGGCGTGTGGCTGGTCTTCGTCAATGTCCTGGCGTTGTCGCTGGGTCTGCCGGTGCCGGCGCTGCCCACGTTGATCCTGGTCGGCGCGGGCATCCAGCTGCATGCCGATCCGGCCTGGCCGGCACTGCTCGGCGTATTGGCCGTGTCGATCAGCGCCAGCCTGCTGGGCGATGCCGCCTGGTATTACGCCGGTCGCCGTTACGGCATGCGCACGCTGCAATCGCTGTGCCGGTTGTCGCTCTCGCGCGACAGCTGCATGAAGCAGACCGAGCGCTTCTACAGCCGCTTCGGCGTGCGCGTGCTGACCGTGGCCAAATTCGTGCCGGGCCTGTCGATGGTGTCGGTGCCGCTGGCCGGCGCCATGCAGGCCAGCCTGCCGCGTTTCCTGCGCTATGACGGCATCGGCGCCGCATTGTGGGCCAGCCTGGGCCTGGCGTTGGGGGCGATCTTTGCGCGCCAGGTGGAGCAGGTGATCGACATCCTCTCGCAGTTGGGCGGTGGCACCGTCGCCGTGCTGCTGATCGGTCTGACCGCCTACATCGGCTATCGCTGGTGGCGGCGCCGCAGCCTGTTCAAGATGCTGGAAACGCAGCGGGTGGAGGTGGCGGAACTGCAGTCGCATCTGCAGACGTCGCCACTGCCGCTGCTGCTGGATATCCGCGCGCCCGGCCTGCGCGATGTCGATCCTTTCATTATCCCCGGCGCCGAGTTTGCCGATGAGCGCAAGCTGGAACCGATCCTGGCCGCGCATCCGCGCGATACCCGGATCGTGATCTACTGCGCCTGCCCGAACGAGGTCTCTGCCGCCTGGATGGCGGCGCAGTTGCGTCGGCATGGCTTCACCAACGTCCTGCCTTTGCGGGGTGGTATCGATGCCTGGCGTGCCGCCGGCTTTCCCGTGGTCGCCATCCCGCCCGGCAATGCCTCGTTGCCAGCCAACGCCGAGGCCAGCGCCGACGCCTGAGCCTCAGGGCTGGATGCAGACCCGGTTGCGACCTTCGCTCTTGGCGCGATACAGGCCGGCGTCGGCCGCCGCCATCATCCGGCTGCAGGTATCGCGATGCGGATTGAGCGCAGCGATTCCGATGCTCACGGTGATGTGTTGATCTTCTCCGCCCGGCTTGAACACCGAATCGGCGATGGCCTGGCGCAGGCGCTCGGCGAAACCGAACGCCGCTTCGCTGTCGCACTCCGGCAGCAACACCGCGAACTCCTCGCCGCCGATGCGCGCGGCGGCATCGTCATTGCGCACGTGGCGACGCAGGATTGCCGCAATCTGGCGCAGCACATGGTCGCCGGAAATGTGGCCGTAGCGATCATTGATCGGCTTGAACAGATCCACGTCGATGATGCACATCGCCAACGGCCGCTGGTGCCGCATGGCGCGGGCGATTTCGCGATC
Encoded proteins:
- a CDS encoding ATP-binding protein, giving the protein MPMSSPSFLRTLCNLRWVAITGQAVTVLVATEWMDIPLPRGPLWGGIAVLAAFNIYATWRSRHPGPDSSRTAFLHMLVDVAVLSWLLACSGGITNPFSPMFLLLNVVAALALPLRWVLATAAASLLGYGLMSVFGQPLPELHSTRLHLWGMAVNFLLSVGVVLYFSTRLVSALRLREREVSTLRERFARNEGIVALATHAAAVAHELNTPLATMTLLSEEISEQTDDDGIREDAHTLRQLVDLCRDRVRELAASAEMGFRASVDLDRVIDRWQLVRPTIDLRREGVLPPNLRVEPSIGHLLQALLNNAADASTQAGSQRVFLRLRCEQDELIGDVRDEGKGFHENLPFSSEGLFRSSKPEGMGVGLALSHATVERLGGSLSIHTVQPRGVCVTFRLPVRFGRKEFP
- the ispG gene encoding flavodoxin-dependent (E)-4-hydroxy-3-methylbut-2-enyl-diphosphate synthase; protein product: MHDAVTRPTPPADATAWPRRITHAVDIGGVKVGGGQPVVVQSMTNTDTADVASSVKQVADLWRAGSELVRLTVNNPESAAAIPRIREKLDMMGVPVPLIGDFHYNGHTLLSGEPACAEALAKYRINPGNVGFGKKKDTQFAQLIEFAIRYNKPVRIGANWGSLDQSLAAQLMDENHAREQPWDAGRVLREALIRSAVDSAERAVELGLARDRIVLSAKVSGVQELIAVYRDMAQRSEFALHLGLTEAGIGSKGIVASAAALSVLLQEGIGDTIRISLTPEPGQSRTQEVIVAQELLQTTGQRAFTPMVTACPGCGRTTSEFFQELAKVVQNHVRGQMPVWKISHPGAENMTLAVMGCIVNGPGESRHANIGISLPGTGEAPAAPVFIDGEKKLTLRGENIAQEFVAVIDEYVEQKYRRVAG
- a CDS encoding phosphatase PAP2 family protein encodes the protein MSPVEAVRQGLTYLFDLLRQRAWRLALLFVGLLLPLWVFAELAEEVHELEEFVFDAPLLMHLHAVATPALDRFFIHVSAAGYHYGVVPIDIALVLLLLVIRRWREALFTGCAFAGSALLNLATKHAFQRDRPSLWESVSPESTFSFPSGHAMGSMTLAMTVFLLAWHTRWRWPVAVAALVFVLLVGLSRIYLGVHYPSDIIGGWAAGMAWVVGVYLVIYRGGRPWRREPAQSSS
- a CDS encoding VOC family protein, which codes for MATRFGMVTPMLPAGPCLLEALDFYIDGMGFRAIWQEGDMAGIERDGVAFHLVRNGERLWADNASFSIGVTGLDALYVEYATLPAQVGPLEMKSWGRREFHLIAPSGVCFQFYELD
- a CDS encoding DedA family protein/thiosulfate sulfurtransferase GlpE, whose translation is MQQLVEVFGVWLVFVNVLALSLGLPVPALPTLILVGAGIQLHADPAWPALLGVLAVSISASLLGDAAWYYAGRRYGMRTLQSLCRLSLSRDSCMKQTERFYSRFGVRVLTVAKFVPGLSMVSVPLAGAMQASLPRFLRYDGIGAALWASLGLALGAIFARQVEQVIDILSQLGGGTVAVLLIGLTAYIGYRWWRRRSLFKMLETQRVEVAELQSHLQTSPLPLLLDIRAPGLRDVDPFIIPGAEFADERKLEPILAAHPRDTRIVIYCACPNEVSAAWMAAQLRRHGFTNVLPLRGGIDAWRAAGFPVVAIPPGNASLPANAEASADA